Proteins encoded within one genomic window of Odocoileus virginianus isolate 20LAN1187 ecotype Illinois chromosome 2, Ovbor_1.2, whole genome shotgun sequence:
- the LOC110151700 gene encoding prolyl-tRNA synthetase associated domain-containing protein 1, whose amino-acid sequence MAGSELRAALEQRLAALAIRTEVVEHPEVFTVEEMMPHIQHLKGAHSKNLFLKDKKKKGYWLVTVLHDRQINLNDLAKQLGVGSGNLRFADEAAMLEKLKVGQGCATPLALFCDDGDVKFVLDSAFLEGGYEKVYFHPMTNAATMGLSPEDFLTFVKNTGHDPIILNFDKN is encoded by the exons ATGGCAGGCTCTGAGTTGCGGGCGGCGCTGGAGCAGCGGCTCGCCGCCCTGGCCATTCGCACAGAGGTCGTGGAGCACCCGGAG GTGTTTACAGTTGAAGAAATGATGCCTCATATCCAGCATTTGAAAGGCGCACACAGTAAGAACTTATTTcttaaggacaaaaagaaaaaaggctatTGGCTGGTGACAGTTCTTCATGATagacaaattaatttaaatgatCTCGCCAAGCAGTTAGGTGTCGGGAGTGGAAACCTGCGGTTTGCTGATGAAGCAGCCATGCTAGAAAAACTGAAAGTTGGCCAAGGTTGTGCCACACCATTGGCACTCttctgtgatgatggagatgTGAAGTTTGTCCTGGATTCTGCCTTTTTGGAAGGTGGATATGAAAAGGTGTACTTTCATCCAATGACCAATGCTGCAACCATGGGACTGAGCCCTGAAGACTTTCTCACATTTGTGAAGAACACAGGACATGATCCCATAATACTAAACTTTGATAAAAACTAA